The Gadus chalcogrammus isolate NIFS_2021 chromosome 16, NIFS_Gcha_1.0, whole genome shotgun sequence DNA window CTCTGGTTCCCCCAACCACCGGGGAAGAAGCACGAAGAGGTCAGGCCCGGGTCAATCACTTAAGTGGCACTATTAAACCTGAGTAGCCCCCAGCTCCTGGCTGGACGCACAGACGGGCCGGCGTTGCTGTCAATATGACCCGTCGATGTTACTTTGAGAATGAATAGAGTTTGCTGTGTTTAGGTGTTTACCTTTATTGCTTGAGTGATTGACAGCTTAACTCATTATGGGCGGCCCACTGACATGTAATGTTTGGAATGCGTAGGAGAAAATTCTACAATGAGACGTGGAAATTGCTAGGCATAGATAATCCAGTGTTTGGCTTCGCTGCTTTGTAATTGTCTTATGCAGGGAATAGAAGGGAGTGTATACTCTTTGATTCCCTGTTGTTTTTATCTGCATTCCATTGGCAAAGTGCCTCTGGGTACCGCAACCGCTGAATAGGGTCATTGTTATTGGTGTGATTTACCAACGAAAGAATAAACTGTACACACCTATACAATCGTCATTGTAACACAACCAGTCCGGTCAGTCCTTTAACTGAAAGGGCTTGTGGCTGTTTGCAATGAGCGGTCTGATGCAACATCTGGGGCTGATTCCCGTAACCCGCTCACCTGCATGAAGTACTCCTCCAGCAGGCAGTCCACCCAGGGCTCCGCCACCTCCGTGGGCCTCACCTCGTTGGAGATGTCGCAGCACTTGATCAACACCATCTTCAACTGGACAGGGACAAACGTACATGCATGACGCTGTGATGTAATgatgtagaaagagagagagtgggagggtgTCTGTGGAAAGAGGGGAAGATAAGTGGAGAGGGAGACTTTTCTAATTTGCCTTGGAGGTTCAACAATGCCTTTCTCATAAAGGCTCCTTAagcagaaggaaagagagagagggagagagagagagagagagagagagagagagagagagagagagagagagagagagagagagagagagagagagagagagagagagagagagagagagagagggagagagagagagagagagagagagagagagagagaaagagagagagagagagagagagagagagagagagagagagagagagagagaaagtaagtaCAAAAGTTCCTAGCACAATGATACACATGCTACTGTAATCCATTCAtcagtcatcacacacacatcctacacCAATATCCCTTCCACAGTTGTCGCTCTGCAACCAATTATGCTAATACTATTTCTCTGGCTTACAACTCATTACTCACATAATGGCCTGCCTGTTGCCTGGTCACCCTGGCTGCAGCACACAATACACAACTAATCTTTGTCAGGGGTTCGGTGCTGGCAATGTGATCTTGTCGTCTGGGgaatgcgtttgtgtgtgtgtgtttgtgtgtgtgtgtgtgtgtgtgtgtgtgtgtgtgtgtgtttgtttgtgtacgaTACATACGCATGTGACGTGCTCCTCATTGGCGTAGTCGAAGCTGTCCACTTTCTGCTTGAAGGACTCCAAGATCTCGCCATGTCGCGCCATGTCCGTGGCCAGGATCAGGGTGATGATGGCCTAGGAGGCGGAGCCACAGGACAACCGTCAGTACGTCATCATGTAAGCGTCAGAGAGACATGATGTGAGAATAAGAATAATATTCTGTTATGAACTCATCTGAGCACAAACTTGACAATTGCAATTTGAATGATATCAAATGTATTTCTACTGAAATCAGTAGGTGTAGGGTAATGCAGTCTTAGACAACCTATCCCTAACCATTACTTGGGGCCATTCACGAGTCTGCAACATCAACTCCATTTCCGCAAAAAAGACTTAACCCGATTTCCGCATTGGAAATACAGCAAACCCTGGACCAATGATGTCACGTTCCATCCTTTCCAAGTGTTCTCTGCGGGGATTCCGCCATCCCACCTGTCTGATCTGTTTGAACGCCTCAAGGTCCACGTTGGCGAAGATGTTGCACTCGGGCAGACAGAGGATCTGAAAGGCTACGGCACAGTGGTGGTTCTCCAGGGGAGAGATGTCGTTGTAGCGCACCGCCAGCTCCGTGCGGGCATTGATCTGgtagctgacacacacacgcacacacacacacacacacacacacacacacacacacacacacacacacacacacacacacacacacacacacacacacacacacacacacacacacacacacacacacacacacacacacacacacacacacacacacacacacacacaaacacacacagagcacacctGTCACCCTGATCCATCACAGGAGCATTGCAGAACACATCAAACATGACAGAGGGATCAAGTCAAACGAAAACCCCTGTTCTTTGTTATTTAAGATTTACACAGGCGTTTTCGAAATGGGTTTGAATATCTCTCCTACCAAAAGGTTCAGTTCATTCGGGAGCTTGAAGACAGGGGGCGCTGAGCCGACAGGTTGAACACAAACAATGACGAACGGCCTGTCTCTCTAACGGCCTGTCTCTCTAACACCCTGTTCGTCAACACCTGGACCGGAGGTGTTGATTTCAGGTGTGCGACGCAGCTATCACGCGCACTCTTCTCTAATGTAGTGTGAAAAGACTGGCTAAAGCGTGAGAgaaaggggcgggggggggggggaggctcacAGAGAGCGTGACTGAGCTTCGGTGTGTTGACAAAGCGCTGGCCGTAGTGAACAGAGAGGATGCAGCGTAGTTACGTGTTGTTGTAGCCGGGGTGGTCCAGGTCGTGGCACACTGCGGCCGTCATGAGGATGCCCATGTCGGTCAGAGTCAACTTCTCCTGCAGAGCAcaaggagacgagagagggcgGGTATAAACATACACTGAGATAGAGAGTGAACCACGGAAAACATAGGATcccagacatagacacacaaaatcacagacACAGCACAGGCCGCACTCACCTGGAGGTTGCAGAGATGGATCATCCCATACATCATCTGGCTGACGCAGAAGCAATGGCGGAAGTTGTGGAAGGGGTTGCTACGGTAGTTCTCTTGGATGCCCAGCTATTAAAAAAGAGTACCCTCTTCAACCTGCTCctctattccttttttttttataaatgtaatgGACATTTGTAAATCCTATAGCCACCATTGATCCGTTAACAAAAATATGGCATCTGGACCAATGAGATAGAATTTGTATTGGATGGGCACAAAGGCAATACTGCATCCGTCCATCAGGGTGGTCCTCTACTACTGTATCTACTGTACCAGCCAGCGTTTGAGAGTGATGGGGTTCATGTTGAATTCCCTCACTAGCCCGAGGTCGTGATACATATACTCCAAACAGCTcagcatctacacacacacacacacacacacacacacacgcacgcacacacacacacacacacacacacacacgcacgcacgcacgcacgcacgcacgcacgcacacacacacaacgtgacGGATGAAGAAAGAGATGATGCAAAGTAAATTATTTCACCCAACCCAAAGTGGCAATTGCCAAGCATGTATTTGATGCTGTTCAACTTGCTTGGTGTGAATGGGTTAATGTTTAAATCCTTTTGCTTGAATATAAACAGGCATGGTGACCTCATTATGTTCCCAGTGCCAGACGTCAAAGGTGGGCTTCTTCAGTGCCTCGATTGTCTCCTGAGACAAGGTGTACTGTAGAGGCCAAAGCAATACATGTGATGTGCATTTTAtagcaaaataaatgcaaactCTAAGCTTTAAACAGCAGAGCAAAGCTATCCAAAGGACGTACCTTTGGATAGCTGGGCACATCACGTCTTGGAGTCAGCTTCTTTCCATCATCTGAGAAGTTGTATTTGCAAGGGCAGTTCACTCTGAGGGGGGAAAGAGCATATTGATTAGCAAGCTGAGTCATTTGTAGTGTCATAACAATTTAAACATGAATGTTTATGTATATTTGTAGAATGTGATAGTTGATCCTATAATTGAATCTGATCGTCTCTTTCACCAATCGTGTCATGTTTTCGTATCACAATGTAAATATGTATGGATgttacatttttatctattAAAATATACTACTGGAAattacagaaaaataaaaagtccAGAAGAAAATGTGGTGTGCAGCATGCTGATAATACCGTTTTTATTACTTGGTATATAGGAAACAGCATGCTGTAAAGTAGTGCTGTAATCTTTAAGGTTGGTTATAGGTTATCATATGTTGCTTCTTAGTTGTTTTGGATGGTTGACAGGGTGTGCTGCACAGGTTGCTGAGGTGTTCTGGACAATTTCTGATTGTTCTTGTCGGTCACTATGGTTTTCTATGTGGTTGCTATGGTGTTCGGGGAGGTTGTTAGGGAGTTCTCGATGGTTGCTAGGATATCCTGGGTGGATGCTAGGGCATGGCTAAAATGTCTAGATATTGTGGGAGTGAGAGTTCATAGATACTGTACCCCATGTTGTGGGAGTTAAAgagtttaaatgtttaaataatGATTGAAATATAATAAAAGTTGGGTTGAGATGGGTTAGTAAGGTAGTAAATAATGCTTGAATTATTGTTCTATCATGAAGTATGAAGGAGGAGTTGGGAGGGGAAGTTTGggaaaattaataaaaataaaaatagtgaGTATAATAGATAATGGGACCTTATTAATCATGTTGCTTGTTGTCCTTGTTGAGCATGAATGCTTTACGTTATCTATTTTGATTCAAGAAAACCAAATATAGTCCACTAAAAAAGGACTACGAATGATATGTTCAAATTCCTAATGAAAATTAACTCTTGATTGGCCTCAAATCCACCAGACAGACTCTacatcaggggtctcaaactcgcggcccaggggccaattgaggcacgctggatgatattttgtggcccccttcttgacatcaaagtttactGTTAGTGCGGCCTGCatgttgttgtcaaacgcacatttttgctgagttgcttgccacgcttttttatcacttgtgacagggtgaccagatgtcccggttttgccgggacagtcccaattttgagttgcgtgtcctgagtcccgacaaaagccaaaggacgctaaaatgtcccggtttccaccaaccacaatggaatgtcccctgttgtcagcgattacatagccaacgggatctaattatagcccgatcattaacttagattgggtcagttgtgctacttttttttgtggaatacttgatgtggcccagcctgacccagactctacctccagcggcccccaggtaagttgagtttgatACCTCTGCTCTACATGGATTATAGGGACGGGCCCTTCCAGTGAGTTGGGTCTAACAGGGAGGTGGAGCTCAACAGTTTTTGAAACACACAAAACGACATGccaaagacacacaccaacatagcTATTATTTTACATCTATAATAAGCAATAAagcaatcaaactacaaaacaGACCAAACCAATTATATTCAGCGAAGAGCAAAGAACAGGTGTGTTGAAAAAACCCTGTCATGTTAAGCCAGTGACTAAATGGTTTCTTTTGGATGTTCATCAATCAAGTTAAAAAACGATCGCCAAGTTTGACCAAATTATTTCTATTGTGTGGGACTGAACTTAGGAGAACTCCCTCAATTCTGATACGAAGCGTTCACCGCTTAAAGCCAGATTGGCAGCATTAGAGGAGAAGCACTCTTTGCAGAAGGTAGAAATCAAACTAAAAACaacgattttttattttttattagagAATGACATTGTCGACTCAACTGCCAAAATAGAAGTCCTAAAAAAAAAGGTGATAAGTCTTCCATTAGGGTTCAACATATAAGGACGGATTGATGATAATTATGACATGTATAGAAAACAAGATGTCTCTATGGATGTTGGGCATTCATCAGCTGAATATACAAAAATAGGAAGAGTAATTCAAAAACAGCAATGTCAAATTGAAACCTGTTCAATTGGAACACAAATAAACTCCCCAACCCCTCCAAAAAAAGGATTCTCTCATCAAACAAAGTACCCAATCTAATTTAATAAAGACAAGACAACATTACTGAAATCCTTGTTTCTTACTAGAGATTTACTTTTCTTCCAGTGATCACTTCAGACCCTTCATCCTTGATTTGAAAATAAAGATGAGAGCAAGACTCTCCAAGCATTCTTTACATTCTTGGACTGTATACAACTGGACTGTTAAGAGAACTGATACGTAGACGTAAGCCTACGCAGTCAGATAGAGGCTATGCAGAAGCTAAAAGGCTGCTCGAAAAGCACTTTCGACATGAAAGCAAGATGACCAAAGCCTACATAGTAAAGACCCTAAATTTTGGGTTTTACAAGTAACAGAAACCGAAGATCAGAGTTGTATTCGTATGCATAGCATCATATGACGGTACATCCCTCAACAGTGAACTTCTACAGGGTCTGGATTTGTCTGACGCACTCCTTGGGGTTCTTCTGAGATTGCGTCAAGAAGAGATTGCCATGACGGCAGATATTTAAGGAATGTGCCACCAGCTTTGTCGATTAAAGTATGGATGGGTTGAAGACATTCCAAAGCACTTATCCAAACCTTGGCTGGAATGGTTGACAAATTGTAACAAGCTGTCAAAATTTCCAGTTGCTCACTGCATTAATAACTTGGTGAACTGCAAACAGCGCAGCTTAATCACTTAAATTACACCAGTGAGCTTGGGGTACTGCCAGCGGCCTAAGATTGAGAAATAGAAAAGATAAAGTACACAACACACTTATCATAGGGAAGGCAGGAGTCACTCCATTCAAACAGGTTACGGTTCCCCTGTGCAAGGTCAATGCAGCAAGAATAGCAGCACCCATTGACAGGATGTTGACGGCCAAACTCCAGATACAGCTTGAAGAAACACTGTTCTGTGTACTAGTCAGTCATGGCTAAAATACATTAACAACAAAACAATTCCATAGGTTTGTTGCGAATAGAGTATCTCTGAGGAAATTGGAAAGATGAATCTTGTTCTGGAAGATTGAGTTCTCAGAGTAGGCGGGCATTTAAGGAAAGCCACAATGTCAGTTGCAGCTTTATCAGGATCATCCCCCAACACTCTCACATCTCATGATCCCTTGATCTAAAAAACCCTCACATCTCGCAACTCATCTTCTGTTTCATCCATGAGCAAGTTGGCCACTTAGATCGAAACCGCATGCGTTCCCAACTGAGTCAGCTTTATTGGATCCTTTGTGCTGACTCCTTAGCAAGGAAGACTATAAAAAAATGTCCTCTTCTGT harbors:
- the pde9ac gene encoding high affinity cGMP-specific 3',5'-cyclic phosphodiesterase 9A isoform X1, whose amino-acid sequence is MGSSPSSYAPKTIYLNVDGKIQKVVFSRHCSPCDIKELLCSSSNIPRNNAIMMVDPEGAMVSIDPTMPPNSPNTLYKVVPLSTGQLGEKEDMFQNVLSQVAEQFSRAFRINELKTEVTNRLAMLEKRVELEGLKVVEIEKCKNDLKKLRDEMTSRVGGRVNCPCKYNFSDDGKKLTPRRDVPSYPKYTLSQETIEALKKPTFDVWHWEHNEMLSCLEYMYHDLGLVREFNMNPITLKRWLLGIQENYRSNPFHNFRHCFCVSQMMYGMIHLCNLQEKLTLTDMGILMTAAVCHDLDHPGYNNTYQINARTELAVRYNDISPLENHHCAVAFQILCLPECNIFANVDLEAFKQIRQAIITLILATDMARHGEILESFKQKVDSFDYANEEHVTCLKMVLIKCCDISNEVRPTEVAEPWVDCLLEEYFMQSDREKCEGLPVAPFMDRDKVTKPTAQIGFIKFVLIPMFETVMKLFPQIEEIMVQPLRDSRDHYEELKQIDDAMTEAQKKKTENMSLGGKKK
- the pde9ac gene encoding high affinity cGMP-specific 3',5'-cyclic phosphodiesterase 9A isoform X2, with protein sequence MGSSPSSYAPKTIYLNVDGKIQKVVFSRHCSPCDIKELLCSSSNIPSTLYKVVPLSTGQLGEKEDMFQNVLSQVAEQFSRAFRINELKTEVTNRLAMLEKRVELEGLKVVEIEKCKNDLKKLRDEMTSRVGGRVNCPCKYNFSDDGKKLTPRRDVPSYPKYTLSQETIEALKKPTFDVWHWEHNEMLSCLEYMYHDLGLVREFNMNPITLKRWLLGIQENYRSNPFHNFRHCFCVSQMMYGMIHLCNLQEKLTLTDMGILMTAAVCHDLDHPGYNNTYQINARTELAVRYNDISPLENHHCAVAFQILCLPECNIFANVDLEAFKQIRQAIITLILATDMARHGEILESFKQKVDSFDYANEEHVTCLKMVLIKCCDISNEVRPTEVAEPWVDCLLEEYFMQSDREKCEGLPVAPFMDRDKVTKPTAQIGFIKFVLIPMFETVMKLFPQIEEIMVQPLRDSRDHYEELKQIDDAMTEAQKKKTENMSLGGKKK